A window of the Lolium perenne isolate Kyuss_39 chromosome 7, Kyuss_2.0, whole genome shotgun sequence genome harbors these coding sequences:
- the LOC139833744 gene encoding uncharacterized protein isoform X1: MLTPAPSECTGLSMPAQAPEDQQIWGAKYGNGRAVPRRIFDLEKELHQYEHDMGLILIDRQEMAAKYDQLSQVYAQNKEILKREQAAHLNAIYEYEKREERIRKALCIEKQHVADLEKALHEMRSEIAEVKFVSQKNISGANSLQANKDEKSLLIKKKLSAADGKLEEANLMMSHADKKIKDIKTHQRRCEKEKLCYETEWKAQKNQLKEKEESLDEWEKRLMESQNRQVSFQRSLSGREDKLTAYDKTLKMKQEELLKVQECDINNRLHNLHAYEMDMKSKYKTLEEKEEILDDWEDRIDMKEKKLSYERKRMESFHDSEKRRLKDLELELRAKYKKQMKDIILSEEAFMCDIEQQKLQNNELREGERANSKRRFDLHSQNLLNTETSPHGTGRLIDSTGHFMLLQKCSGHFRSYPSKKSEHSLEHKVSFGARPDNEALEHEEDYEPSRIYEGANDSFAFSQETPSDAKAAEKEELERVSLGGHESFSFGVTDNILKTQSGDTTSSMELDANIILNDGNGNGPEGGLHSETLNQGERLQNREGRLRSVRRTRTIQAVIDATKALISPISEEKHSDQKDFAAPSAAGIEQRVENTEVVYSDGDASGAPLRKRQQLGGTATQVPGEKHYNLRHNRVVSAATSSKTRSGEARAPKVGSKRKTEESSSDDAKGASTCGVPSALLSTELGEAAKAHESSHMNLPAEAQEVCTEESDGDGCTEESDGDDEEPPTGNDSFRRWLWIFLTT, from the exons ATGCTTACTCCGGCACCCTCGGAGTGCACTGGACTGTCGATGCCGGCCCAGGCACCGGAGGACCAGCAAATTTGGGGGGCTAAATATGGCAATGGACGAGCAGTCCCAAGAAGGATCTTCGATCTTGAGAAAGAG CTACATCAGTATGAGCACGATATGGGCTTGATCTTGATTGATAGGCAAGAGATGGCTGCCAAATATGACCAGCTCAGTCAAGTATACGCACAAAATAAGGAGATACTGAAGCGTGAACAAGCAGCGCACTTAAATGCAATATATGAATACGAGAAACGGGAAGAAAGGATTCGAAAAGCTTTATGTATTGAAAAGCAACATGTTGCCGAC CTCGAAAAAGCACTGCATGAAATGCGTTCAGAGATAGCTGAGGTCAAGTTTGTGTCTCAGAAAAACATCAGCGGTGCTAATTCTCTTCAGGCTAACAAAGATGAAAAATCCTTGCTGATCAAGAAGAAGTTAAGTGCTGCAGATGGGAAACTTGAAGAAGCAAACCTTATGATGTCACATGCTGATAAAAAAATCAAAGACATTAAAACTCATCAACGCAGATGTGAGAAGGAAAAGCTATGCTATGAAACTGA GTGGAAGGCACAAAAGAATCAACTTAAGGAGAAGGAGGAGTCTCTGGATGAGTGGGAGAAGAGGCTTATGGAAAGTCAGAATAGACAAGTTAGTTTTCAGAGATCCCTTAGTGGCAGGGAGGACAAGCTGACTGCGTATGACAAAACTTTGAAGATGAAACAGGAAGAATTGCTGAAAGTACAAGAGTGTGATATCAACAATAGGTTACATAACTTACATGCGTATGAAATG GATATGAAGTCTAAGTATAAAACTCTGGAGGAAAAAGAGGAAATATTAGATGACTGGGAAGACAGAATCGACATGAAAGAAAAG AAGCTTAGTTATGAAAGGAAAAGAATGGAAAGTTTCCATGACAGTGAAAAAAGGAGGTTGAAGGATTTGGAACTTGAGTTGAGAGCAAAATACAAGAAGCAGATGAAGGATATTATACTTAGTGAAGAAGCTTTTATGTGTGACATAGAACAACAGAAATTGCAGAACAATGAGTTACGGGAGGGGGAACGTGCCAACAGTAAACGCAGGTTTGATCTCCACAGTCAAAATCTCCTGAACACTGAGACATCACCTCATGGAACAGGCAGGCTTATCGATTCGACTGGCCATTTTATGCTGCTGCAGAAGTGTTCGGGGCACTTCAGATCATATCCCTCCAAGAAGTCTGAACATTCATTGGAACATAAAGTATCATTTGGTGCAAGGCCTGACAACGAAGCATTGGAACATGAGGAAGATTATGAGCCTTCACGTATTTATGAAGGAGCAAAtgattcttttgctttttctcaggAGACCCCATCTGATGCTAAGGCTGCGGAGAAAGAAGAACTTGAAAGAGTTTCTCTTGGCGGGCATGAATCGTTCTCATTTGGCGTCACAGACAATATTTTGAAAACCCAGTCAGGTGACACTACTAGTAGCATGGAGCTTGATGCAAATATTATCTTGAATGATGGAAATGGGAATGGGCCTGAAGGAGGTTTGCACTCGGAAACTTTGAATCAAGGAGAACGTCTACAGAACCGGGAAGGTCGATTAAGAAGTGTGAGGAGGACAAGAACTATACAGGCAGTGATCGATGCGACTAAAGCGTTAATCAGTCCGATATCTGAAGAGAAACATAGTGACCAGAAAGATTTTGCTGCTCCAAGCGCAGCAGGTATTGAGCAGCGTGTGGAGAACACTGAAGTAGTATATTCTGATGGTGATGCTTCGGGAGCGCCGCTTCGCAAGAGGCAGCAACTAGGTGGCACGGCAACGCAGGTGCCAGGAGAAAAGCATTACAACCTTAGGCACAATAGAGT TGTAAGTGCTGCAACCTCATCCAAGACGAGATCCGGCGAAGCGAGAGCTCCCAAGGTGGGAAGCAAACGGAAGACAGAAGAAAGCAGTAGTGATGATGCAAAAGGAGCTTCAACTTGTGGGGTGCCTTCCGCTCTGCTATCAACCGAGTTAGGCGAAGCGGCCAAAGCGCACGAGTCTTCCCATATGAATCTGCCG GCTGAAGCCCAGGAAGTCTGCACTGAAGAGAGTGATGGGGATGGCTGCACTGAAGAGAGTGATGGGGATGACGAAGAGCCTCCGACGGGAAACGATTCGTTCAGGAGATGGCTGTGGATTTTCCTCACCACTTGA
- the LOC139833744 gene encoding uncharacterized protein isoform X2, producing the protein MLTPAPSECTGLSMPAQAPEDQQIWGAKYGNGRAVPRRIFDLEKELHQYEHDMGLILIDRQEMAAKYDQLSQVYAQNKEILKREQAAHLNAIYEYEKREERIRKALCIEKQHVADLEKALHEMRSEIAEVKFVSQKNISGANSLQANKDEKSLLIKKKLSAADGKLEEANLMMSHADKKIKDIKTHQRRCEKEKLCYETEWKAQKNQLKEKEESLDEWEKRLMESQNRQVSFQRSLSGREDKLTAYDKTLKMKQEELLKVQECDINNRLHNLHAYEMDMKSKYKTLEEKEEILDDWEDRIDMKEKLSYERKRMESFHDSEKRRLKDLELELRAKYKKQMKDIILSEEAFMCDIEQQKLQNNELREGERANSKRRFDLHSQNLLNTETSPHGTGRLIDSTGHFMLLQKCSGHFRSYPSKKSEHSLEHKVSFGARPDNEALEHEEDYEPSRIYEGANDSFAFSQETPSDAKAAEKEELERVSLGGHESFSFGVTDNILKTQSGDTTSSMELDANIILNDGNGNGPEGGLHSETLNQGERLQNREGRLRSVRRTRTIQAVIDATKALISPISEEKHSDQKDFAAPSAAGIEQRVENTEVVYSDGDASGAPLRKRQQLGGTATQVPGEKHYNLRHNRVVSAATSSKTRSGEARAPKVGSKRKTEESSSDDAKGASTCGVPSALLSTELGEAAKAHESSHMNLPAEAQEVCTEESDGDGCTEESDGDDEEPPTGNDSFRRWLWIFLTT; encoded by the exons ATGCTTACTCCGGCACCCTCGGAGTGCACTGGACTGTCGATGCCGGCCCAGGCACCGGAGGACCAGCAAATTTGGGGGGCTAAATATGGCAATGGACGAGCAGTCCCAAGAAGGATCTTCGATCTTGAGAAAGAG CTACATCAGTATGAGCACGATATGGGCTTGATCTTGATTGATAGGCAAGAGATGGCTGCCAAATATGACCAGCTCAGTCAAGTATACGCACAAAATAAGGAGATACTGAAGCGTGAACAAGCAGCGCACTTAAATGCAATATATGAATACGAGAAACGGGAAGAAAGGATTCGAAAAGCTTTATGTATTGAAAAGCAACATGTTGCCGAC CTCGAAAAAGCACTGCATGAAATGCGTTCAGAGATAGCTGAGGTCAAGTTTGTGTCTCAGAAAAACATCAGCGGTGCTAATTCTCTTCAGGCTAACAAAGATGAAAAATCCTTGCTGATCAAGAAGAAGTTAAGTGCTGCAGATGGGAAACTTGAAGAAGCAAACCTTATGATGTCACATGCTGATAAAAAAATCAAAGACATTAAAACTCATCAACGCAGATGTGAGAAGGAAAAGCTATGCTATGAAACTGA GTGGAAGGCACAAAAGAATCAACTTAAGGAGAAGGAGGAGTCTCTGGATGAGTGGGAGAAGAGGCTTATGGAAAGTCAGAATAGACAAGTTAGTTTTCAGAGATCCCTTAGTGGCAGGGAGGACAAGCTGACTGCGTATGACAAAACTTTGAAGATGAAACAGGAAGAATTGCTGAAAGTACAAGAGTGTGATATCAACAATAGGTTACATAACTTACATGCGTATGAAATG GATATGAAGTCTAAGTATAAAACTCTGGAGGAAAAAGAGGAAATATTAGATGACTGGGAAGACAGAATCGACATGAAAGAAAAG CTTAGTTATGAAAGGAAAAGAATGGAAAGTTTCCATGACAGTGAAAAAAGGAGGTTGAAGGATTTGGAACTTGAGTTGAGAGCAAAATACAAGAAGCAGATGAAGGATATTATACTTAGTGAAGAAGCTTTTATGTGTGACATAGAACAACAGAAATTGCAGAACAATGAGTTACGGGAGGGGGAACGTGCCAACAGTAAACGCAGGTTTGATCTCCACAGTCAAAATCTCCTGAACACTGAGACATCACCTCATGGAACAGGCAGGCTTATCGATTCGACTGGCCATTTTATGCTGCTGCAGAAGTGTTCGGGGCACTTCAGATCATATCCCTCCAAGAAGTCTGAACATTCATTGGAACATAAAGTATCATTTGGTGCAAGGCCTGACAACGAAGCATTGGAACATGAGGAAGATTATGAGCCTTCACGTATTTATGAAGGAGCAAAtgattcttttgctttttctcaggAGACCCCATCTGATGCTAAGGCTGCGGAGAAAGAAGAACTTGAAAGAGTTTCTCTTGGCGGGCATGAATCGTTCTCATTTGGCGTCACAGACAATATTTTGAAAACCCAGTCAGGTGACACTACTAGTAGCATGGAGCTTGATGCAAATATTATCTTGAATGATGGAAATGGGAATGGGCCTGAAGGAGGTTTGCACTCGGAAACTTTGAATCAAGGAGAACGTCTACAGAACCGGGAAGGTCGATTAAGAAGTGTGAGGAGGACAAGAACTATACAGGCAGTGATCGATGCGACTAAAGCGTTAATCAGTCCGATATCTGAAGAGAAACATAGTGACCAGAAAGATTTTGCTGCTCCAAGCGCAGCAGGTATTGAGCAGCGTGTGGAGAACACTGAAGTAGTATATTCTGATGGTGATGCTTCGGGAGCGCCGCTTCGCAAGAGGCAGCAACTAGGTGGCACGGCAACGCAGGTGCCAGGAGAAAAGCATTACAACCTTAGGCACAATAGAGT TGTAAGTGCTGCAACCTCATCCAAGACGAGATCCGGCGAAGCGAGAGCTCCCAAGGTGGGAAGCAAACGGAAGACAGAAGAAAGCAGTAGTGATGATGCAAAAGGAGCTTCAACTTGTGGGGTGCCTTCCGCTCTGCTATCAACCGAGTTAGGCGAAGCGGCCAAAGCGCACGAGTCTTCCCATATGAATCTGCCG GCTGAAGCCCAGGAAGTCTGCACTGAAGAGAGTGATGGGGATGGCTGCACTGAAGAGAGTGATGGGGATGACGAAGAGCCTCCGACGGGAAACGATTCGTTCAGGAGATGGCTGTGGATTTTCCTCACCACTTGA